Proteins co-encoded in one Flavobacterium fluviale genomic window:
- a CDS encoding lactate utilization protein B: protein MSSEKIIPHSEAATKFNKDVERVNWHDETLWFVRAKRDKSAHQIADWELLRETASKIKNNVLSNIHDYLVEFEANAQRNGIIVHWAADAREHNEIVHSIMAKHDVKQMVKSKSMLTEECHLNDYLAEKGIEVIDSDLGEYIVQLRKEPPSHIVLPAIHLKKEDVSETFHKHLGTEKGNFNPQYLTESARHSLRNTFLTRKVALTGVNFAVAETGEFVVCTNEGNADMGAHLADVHIACMGFEKLVPKREHLGVFLRLLARSATGQPITTFSSHFKKPRDGQEMHIVIVDNGRSKQLGREDFRNSLKCIRCGACMNTCPVYRRSGGHSYHNAVAGPIGSILAPNLDMSKNADLPFASTLCGSCTNVCPVKIDIHDQLYKWRQVLVKDGYTPTAKTVAMKTMAKVLANPTIFNIAGKSGRFVMKNIPGMVNNKMNKWYDQREMPDVPEESFREWYKKNSRESKAKDNE, encoded by the coding sequence ATGTCATCAGAAAAAATAATACCGCACAGCGAAGCCGCAACCAAATTCAACAAAGATGTAGAGCGTGTCAATTGGCATGATGAAACACTTTGGTTTGTGCGTGCGAAACGTGATAAATCTGCTCATCAAATTGCCGATTGGGAACTGCTTCGTGAAACCGCGTCCAAAATCAAAAATAATGTACTCTCCAATATTCATGACTATTTAGTTGAATTTGAAGCTAATGCTCAACGAAACGGAATAATTGTGCATTGGGCGGCAGATGCCAGAGAGCATAACGAAATAGTGCATTCGATCATGGCAAAACATGATGTAAAGCAAATGGTGAAATCCAAATCGATGCTTACAGAAGAATGCCATTTAAATGATTATTTAGCCGAAAAAGGAATCGAAGTAATCGATTCTGATTTAGGAGAATATATTGTACAGCTTCGAAAAGAACCGCCAAGTCATATTGTACTTCCGGCGATTCACTTAAAGAAAGAAGATGTAAGCGAAACTTTTCACAAACATTTAGGTACAGAAAAAGGAAATTTCAATCCACAGTACTTAACAGAATCGGCTCGTCATAGTTTAAGAAATACTTTTTTGACTAGAAAAGTAGCTTTAACCGGAGTGAATTTTGCCGTTGCCGAAACAGGCGAATTTGTAGTTTGCACGAATGAAGGAAATGCCGATATGGGTGCGCATCTTGCAGACGTCCACATCGCGTGTATGGGATTTGAAAAACTAGTTCCGAAAAGAGAACATTTAGGTGTTTTTCTAAGATTATTGGCAAGAAGCGCAACTGGTCAGCCTATTACAACTTTTTCTAGTCATTTCAAAAAGCCAAGAGACGGTCAGGAAATGCATATTGTAATTGTAGATAACGGAAGAAGCAAGCAGTTGGGCAGAGAAGATTTTAGAAATTCGTTAAAATGCATTCGTTGCGGCGCTTGTATGAATACCTGTCCAGTTTACAGACGCAGTGGCGGACATAGTTATCATAATGCAGTTGCAGGTCCAATTGGTTCTATTTTGGCACCAAATTTAGACATGAGCAAAAATGCCGATTTACCATTTGCAAGTACACTTTGCGGTTCGTGCACCAATGTTTGTCCAGTAAAAATTGATATTCACGATCAATTGTACAAATGGCGTCAGGTTTTGGTAAAAGACGGTTATACGCCAACAGCAAAAACCGTTGCCATGAAAACGATGGCAAAAGTTTTGGCCAATCCGACAATCTTTAATATTGCTGGAAAATCAGGTAGATTTGTAATGAAAAATATTCCTGGAATGGTCAATAATAAGATGAACAAATGGTACGATCAACGCGAAATGCCAGACGTTCCAGAAGAATCTTTTAGAGAATGGTACAAGAAAAATTCAAGAGAATCTAAAGCGAAAGACAATGAGTAG
- a CDS encoding xanthine dehydrogenase family protein molybdopterin-binding subunit, translating to MSKTSNINRVDGFAKVTGSATYSAEYKTPGVVYACLVGSTIAKGRIKTIDTKKAEWAPGVLAVITHLNVDKPVGYQKAKDKHNFGQPLQIFKDDSVLYYDQPIALVIADTFERMQYAASLIKANYLKEEHSTELKKAADKEKKVETDKGNDYHRGEHDGYKNGQVVLEAEYTIPTEVHNPMELANIIAKWDGNKPILYTKSQGVEGTRKSVAGVFGVPIEDVEVHSEYLGGAFGMGLHTWPYEIAALIGAKKLNRPVKLVLHREQMFTNVGFRPYTIQKMGLGATKEGKLTGLTHEAVAMTSSYEDFMEGTVNMSRFIYDCANVSTRYRIVPLDTCTPIWMRGPGEATGSFALESAMDEMAHKLNLDPIEFRKLNYAEKDLEQNKPWSSKYLLECYEGGMERIGWKNRKNKPGSVKEGDWLVGYGMGTGTFGSYRNPTAVKAKFLADGNLVLQCSVNDMGPGTATMMTAIGAEITGVPAENVIIEMGKSGLPKGPTQGGSATTSSVGSAVHDSCNLLISKVLGLASENPSLKGIAITDLTFSNGVISSKKDSSKKVDLTSLLTANKLEGIEVENQSKGTEEAKKYSIYSFSVHFVKVLVNPNLGKIRLAHVVSCADIGTVINQKTSAGQMYGGAVGGIGMGLMEALEIDHRFGRPINNNFADYHVPVNADIEKQEVFFVNKKDPISNPMGTKGLGETALVGMAPAIANAVFNATGKRVRDLPITLDKIIETVKV from the coding sequence ATGAGCAAGACAAGTAATATTAATAGAGTTGACGGATTTGCTAAAGTAACAGGTTCTGCAACTTATTCTGCCGAATATAAAACGCCTGGTGTTGTATATGCGTGTTTGGTTGGAAGTACGATCGCAAAAGGAAGAATTAAAACCATTGATACTAAAAAAGCAGAATGGGCTCCTGGAGTTTTGGCTGTCATTACACATTTAAATGTGGATAAACCTGTTGGCTATCAAAAAGCGAAAGACAAACATAATTTTGGTCAGCCGCTTCAGATTTTTAAAGATGATTCGGTTTTGTACTACGATCAGCCGATTGCATTGGTTATTGCTGATACTTTTGAGCGTATGCAGTATGCAGCAAGTTTAATTAAAGCCAATTATCTAAAAGAAGAACATTCGACCGAACTTAAAAAAGCAGCAGATAAAGAGAAAAAAGTTGAAACCGATAAAGGAAATGACTACCATCGCGGTGAACATGACGGATATAAAAATGGACAGGTTGTTTTAGAAGCAGAATATACCATTCCAACCGAAGTTCATAACCCGATGGAACTTGCCAATATTATCGCAAAATGGGATGGAAATAAACCTATTTTGTATACTAAAAGCCAAGGTGTTGAAGGCACTCGTAAAAGTGTTGCCGGAGTTTTTGGAGTACCAATTGAAGATGTTGAGGTGCATTCTGAATATCTTGGAGGTGCATTTGGAATGGGATTACACACCTGGCCTTATGAAATCGCAGCTTTAATTGGAGCAAAAAAACTAAATCGTCCGGTAAAATTAGTTCTGCACCGCGAACAGATGTTTACCAATGTAGGATTCAGACCTTATACCATCCAAAAAATGGGCTTAGGTGCAACTAAAGAAGGAAAACTAACTGGCTTAACACACGAAGCCGTTGCGATGACATCCAGCTATGAGGATTTTATGGAAGGAACTGTAAACATGTCCCGATTTATTTATGATTGTGCGAATGTTTCTACGCGTTATCGCATTGTACCTTTGGATACTTGTACACCAATTTGGATGCGAGGTCCAGGCGAGGCAACAGGTTCTTTTGCACTAGAATCTGCAATGGATGAAATGGCGCATAAATTAAATCTCGATCCAATTGAATTTCGAAAACTGAATTACGCCGAAAAAGATCTGGAACAAAATAAACCGTGGAGCAGTAAATATCTTTTAGAATGTTACGAAGGCGGTATGGAACGTATTGGCTGGAAAAACCGTAAAAACAAACCTGGATCTGTGAAAGAAGGCGACTGGCTTGTGGGCTACGGAATGGGAACTGGAACTTTTGGAAGTTACAGAAATCCAACAGCTGTAAAAGCTAAATTTTTAGCTGATGGAAATTTGGTACTTCAATGCAGTGTAAACGATATGGGGCCGGGAACGGCAACGATGATGACTGCAATTGGCGCTGAAATTACTGGAGTACCGGCAGAAAATGTCATAATTGAAATGGGAAAAAGCGGACTGCCAAAAGGTCCAACGCAGGGAGGTTCTGCAACAACTTCATCTGTAGGTTCTGCAGTTCATGATTCCTGTAATTTATTAATAAGCAAGGTGCTTGGGCTGGCAAGTGAAAATCCATCTCTAAAAGGAATTGCGATTACAGATTTGACTTTTTCAAATGGTGTGATTTCTTCTAAAAAAGACAGTTCCAAAAAGGTTGATTTAACTTCATTACTTACTGCTAATAAATTAGAAGGAATAGAAGTTGAAAACCAATCGAAAGGTACAGAGGAAGCTAAGAAATATTCTATTTATTCATTTTCAGTGCATTTTGTAAAAGTATTAGTGAATCCGAATTTGGGTAAAATACGATTAGCCCATGTTGTTTCCTGTGCCGATATCGGAACGGTTATCAATCAAAAAACATCTGCGGGACAAATGTACGGCGGTGCAGTAGGAGGAATTGGAATGGGATTGATGGAAGCATTAGAAATCGATCATCGTTTTGGCCGTCCAATCAATAATAATTTCGCTGATTATCACGTTCCAGTAAATGCAGATATTGAAAAGCAGGAAGTTTTCTTCGTAAACAAAAAGGACCCAATCAGTAATCCAATGGGAACAAAGGGTCTCGGAGAAACGGCTTTAGTTGGAATGGCACCTGCAATTGCAAATGCCGTTTTTAACGCAACTGGAAAACGTGTCCGTGATTTGCCAATAACGCTCGATAAAATTATAGAAACTGTAAAGGTTTAA
- a CDS encoding DUF1349 domain-containing protein, giving the protein MKTFFYKTLIISSLSIFISCNSKNETAKTATTEETKKDSALVNGSPCDIKLSAIHFTKAVNGADTLIKTEKDEKIIFKAGEKSDYFSDPDGKLSNNTAPMLLSKVDNTKPFTLTAKVTPEFTEKGLYNAGVLYIYVNDSFYQKFCFEQDERGNHRVVTVRTMGTSDDNNHDIVKQPFIYMKISSDTKTVASYYSLDKKNWQMVRLYKNNYPKEIWAGISTQCPVDKGTQSIFEEIKLEEKSVSDFRLGI; this is encoded by the coding sequence ATGAAAACATTTTTTTACAAGACATTAATTATTTCAAGCCTTTCTATATTTATAAGCTGTAATTCTAAAAATGAAACGGCAAAAACGGCAACAACAGAAGAAACCAAAAAAGATTCAGCATTGGTCAATGGCTCACCTTGTGATATTAAATTATCTGCCATACATTTTACAAAAGCCGTTAACGGCGCAGATACTTTAATTAAAACTGAAAAAGACGAAAAAATCATATTTAAAGCAGGCGAAAAATCAGATTACTTTTCAGATCCTGATGGAAAATTATCCAATAACACTGCTCCAATGCTTTTGTCTAAAGTCGATAATACGAAACCTTTTACACTTACAGCAAAAGTAACTCCAGAATTTACCGAAAAAGGATTATACAATGCTGGTGTTTTATACATTTATGTAAATGATAGTTTCTACCAAAAATTTTGTTTTGAACAAGACGAAAGAGGAAATCACAGAGTTGTAACGGTACGCACAATGGGTACTTCTGATGACAATAATCACGATATTGTAAAACAGCCGTTTATTTACATGAAAATTTCTTCGGATACCAAAACGGTTGCCAGCTATTATTCTCTTGATAAGAAAAACTGGCAGATGGTGCGTTTGTATAAAAATAATTACCCAAAAGAAATCTGGGCTGGAATTAGTACGCAGTGTCCTGTAGATAAAGGAACTCAAAGCATTTTTGAGGAAATTAAATTGGAAGAAAAAAGTGTATCTGACTTTCGTTTAGGAATTTAA
- a CDS encoding nucleotidyltransferase family protein translates to MMKFIMENKFQNKIGIVILAAGSSSRLGRPKQLLQYKETTLLDNTILEASKVQNSFVVVVTGANSESVLKELISSEITLCFNSDWETGMSSSIVKGLNEILLLNPDCEVCIFAVCDQPFVTTSIFENLINEYHKTQKAIVASAYSKTLGTPVLFHKKYFPELLELKGQEGAKKIIKKYAEDTASIIFEKGNIDIDTEEDYDKLIR, encoded by the coding sequence ATGATGAAATTCATTATGGAAAATAAGTTCCAAAATAAAATAGGTATTGTAATTTTAGCCGCAGGAAGTTCTTCGAGATTAGGGCGCCCAAAGCAATTATTGCAGTACAAAGAGACCACGCTTCTAGATAATACAATTTTAGAAGCTTCTAAAGTTCAAAATTCGTTTGTTGTAGTCGTAACAGGCGCAAACAGTGAAAGTGTTTTAAAAGAACTTATTTCTTCTGAAATCACGTTATGTTTCAATTCAGATTGGGAAACAGGAATGTCGTCTTCAATTGTGAAAGGTTTAAACGAAATACTGCTTTTAAATCCCGATTGTGAAGTATGCATTTTTGCAGTCTGCGATCAGCCTTTTGTAACGACTTCAATATTTGAAAATCTTATAAATGAATATCATAAAACACAAAAAGCGATTGTAGCCTCTGCGTATTCCAAAACTTTAGGAACGCCAGTATTATTTCATAAAAAATACTTTCCTGAATTATTGGAATTGAAAGGGCAGGAAGGCGCAAAAAAAATCATTAAAAAGTATGCTGAAGATACGGCTTCCATTATCTTCGAAAAAGGAAATATTGATATTGATACCGAAGAAGATTACGATAAGTTGATTCGATGA
- a CDS encoding response regulator transcription factor, with amino-acid sequence MPQKLSIENQLMTTFLEQKFDITESNDIEMYKQFVSNYVKIEQCVAVLSDYQSDCSYIYAGSFGAVFGLPDADSVIDSAFEECIFTKINADDLVERHVLELNFYQFLKGIPQEEYSNYSTFSRLRMRDSVEKCSYINHRTIYLKTFSNGSISLALCLYLPSTDLQPRTGIDGKIINIQTGEVIESEKYKNQVENILSKREIEVLTSVAKGNKSEQIASEMHISVYTVRRHRQNIIEKLKVTNTAEAVQTAFVMGIISL; translated from the coding sequence ATGCCACAGAAGCTTTCAATCGAAAACCAATTAATGACTACATTTTTAGAACAAAAATTTGATATAACAGAATCGAATGATATTGAAATGTACAAACAATTTGTGAGCAATTATGTAAAGATCGAACAATGTGTGGCAGTTCTATCCGATTATCAGTCAGATTGCAGTTATATTTATGCGGGAAGTTTCGGTGCTGTATTTGGACTTCCCGACGCAGATTCGGTAATTGATTCGGCTTTTGAAGAATGTATTTTTACCAAAATAAATGCAGATGATTTAGTTGAACGTCATGTTTTGGAACTTAATTTTTATCAGTTTTTAAAAGGAATTCCGCAGGAAGAATATAGTAATTACAGTACTTTCAGTCGTTTAAGAATGAGAGATTCTGTAGAAAAGTGTTCGTATATCAATCATCGTACTATTTATCTCAAAACATTCAGCAACGGCAGTATTTCTCTGGCACTATGTTTATATTTGCCTTCAACAGATTTACAGCCCCGAACAGGAATTGATGGAAAAATAATCAATATACAAACAGGTGAAGTAATAGAATCTGAGAAATATAAAAATCAGGTAGAAAACATTCTTTCAAAAAGAGAAATAGAAGTTTTAACCAGCGTTGCAAAAGGAAACAAAAGCGAGCAGATCGCTTCAGAAATGCATATCTCCGTATATACAGTTCGTCGTCATAGACAGAATATTATTGAAAAACTAAAAGTAACCAATACGGCAGAGGCGGTGCAGACGGCTTTTGTTATGGGAATTATTTCGCTTTAA
- a CDS encoding FAD binding domain-containing protein: protein MKNFQIIRALSAASAVSNIKKEKEAMFIAGGTNLVDLMKKNVVAPDKLVDITALDLKQIEFLKGKVSIGALAKNSQVAEDKAIKEKHPLLAQALAAGASQQIRHMATVGGNMLQRTRCSYFYNTDMPCNKRVPKSGCGAIGGVNRMHAIFGASESCIAVHPSDMCVALAALDANVLVEGPKGKRQIKFTDFHRLPGNTPEKDNTLEDKELITSVEIPDNNFTKNVHYLKVRDRSSYAFALVSVAVALDLKNDKINDVRLAMGGVAHKPWRLTEAEEFLKGKTISEEIFKQAADLAMRGARGYGDNDFKLTLGANSITEALTIAASK, encoded by the coding sequence ATGAAGAATTTTCAGATCATAAGAGCATTGTCAGCAGCATCTGCTGTTTCAAATATCAAGAAAGAAAAAGAGGCGATGTTTATTGCCGGCGGTACAAACTTGGTTGATTTAATGAAAAAGAATGTTGTGGCTCCAGATAAACTGGTAGATATTACAGCTTTAGATTTAAAACAGATTGAATTTTTAAAAGGAAAAGTTTCCATAGGAGCTTTAGCCAAAAATAGTCAGGTTGCCGAAGATAAAGCAATTAAAGAAAAACATCCTTTGCTGGCTCAGGCTTTGGCAGCAGGAGCTTCACAACAAATAAGACATATGGCAACGGTTGGCGGTAATATGTTACAGCGTACTCGCTGTTCGTATTTTTACAACACTGATATGCCTTGTAATAAACGTGTTCCTAAAAGTGGCTGCGGTGCTATTGGCGGTGTCAATAGAATGCACGCAATTTTTGGAGCTTCAGAAAGCTGCATTGCTGTCCACCCAAGCGATATGTGCGTGGCGCTGGCAGCATTAGACGCGAATGTTTTGGTGGAAGGTCCAAAAGGGAAAAGACAAATTAAATTCACAGATTTTCATCGTCTGCCGGGAAATACGCCAGAAAAAGACAATACTTTGGAAGATAAAGAATTGATTACTTCAGTTGAAATTCCGGATAATAATTTTACTAAAAATGTACATTATCTAAAAGTACGTGACCGAAGCAGTTATGCCTTTGCATTGGTTTCTGTTGCTGTGGCTTTAGATCTTAAGAATGATAAAATTAATGATGTCAGACTTGCTATGGGCGGTGTGGCACATAAACCTTGGAGATTAACTGAGGCAGAGGAATTTTTGAAAGGGAAAACAATTTCAGAAGAGATTTTTAAACAGGCAGCAGATTTAGCAATGAGAGGCGCGCGAGGTTATGGTGATAATGATTTTAAATTAACACTCGGAGCCAATTCGATAACAGAAGCACTTACAATAGCAGCATCAAAATAA
- a CDS encoding YegP family protein, with product MGKFVITKRTNGEFQFNLKAGNGQTILSSEGYSTKAGAENGIESVKTNSQDDSRYNKEESKSGKPYFTLKAGNGQIIGSSEMYESTSARDNGIASVKSNAPDAVIDDQTV from the coding sequence ATGGGAAAATTTGTAATTACTAAAAGAACCAACGGTGAATTTCAATTTAATTTAAAGGCTGGAAACGGCCAGACAATTTTAAGCAGCGAAGGTTACTCTACTAAAGCAGGTGCTGAAAACGGAATCGAATCTGTAAAAACGAACTCGCAGGATGATTCTCGTTACAATAAAGAAGAATCGAAAAGCGGCAAACCTTATTTTACATTAAAAGCTGGAAACGGACAGATAATTGGTTCCAGCGAAATGTATGAAAGTACTTCTGCAAGAGATAATGGAATTGCATCTGTAAAATCAAATGCGCCAGACGCAGTAATTGACGACCAAACGGTATAA
- a CDS encoding LutC/YkgG family protein: MSSKAEILNRIKLNQPDLVSDLPDLSLLGSEQFDVLETYKTVLKGIGGDPVEAADYNEIINYIKSNYNLEKRLITTLAELSEIASLDWKTVDPHSLQDVELTVIKAHFGVAENSGLWVTDDILGQRVAPFIAQYLAIVVHKKDILPTMQQAYQRIGDMEYGFGTFIAGPSKTADIEQSLVLGAHGARGLIVFLLD, translated from the coding sequence ATGAGTAGTAAAGCAGAAATTTTAAATAGAATAAAACTAAATCAGCCTGATTTGGTATCTGATCTGCCAGATTTAAGTCTTTTAGGTTCAGAACAATTTGACGTCCTGGAAACGTATAAAACGGTCCTAAAAGGAATTGGCGGCGACCCAGTTGAAGCTGCTGATTATAATGAAATCATCAATTACATCAAATCGAATTATAACTTAGAAAAAAGACTAATTACAACGCTTGCAGAACTCTCTGAAATTGCTTCTTTAGACTGGAAAACCGTAGATCCGCATTCACTGCAGGATGTTGAATTGACAGTTATAAAAGCACATTTCGGCGTAGCAGAAAACAGTGGACTTTGGGTAACAGATGATATTTTAGGACAACGTGTGGCGCCTTTTATTGCGCAGTATTTGGCAATTGTGGTTCACAAAAAAGACATTTTACCAACTATGCAGCAAGCGTATCAGAGAATTGGAGACATGGAATACGGTTTCGGAACTTTTATAGCAGGTCCGTCAAAAACGGCAGATATCGAGCAGTCTTTGGTTCTAGGTGCTCATGGCGCAAGAGGGTTGATTGTGTTTTTACTGGATTAA
- a CDS encoding XdhC family protein gives MKEISEILKAYSKAKSEGKKTALATVVKVEGSSYRQAGARMLVTEDGLLTGAISGGCLEGDALRKALLSINQKQNKLVTYNTSNENDAEVGLQLGCNGIVHILFEYIDDEAQNNSIQLLQQLELERKEAVIVTVFSLKRNASQIGTTLFFRKDSPILNHNDEVLNLISDVKEVLENKTSVVKKLQEERDDEALIEYIKPPISLVIAGAGNDVQPLVEMVSILGWKITVAEGRATHAVQKRFPKADQVFVTKPDQFLEHISIDDQTYFVLMTHNYKYDLGILKLLLETDCQYIGILGPKSKLNRMIDDLEKEGVFLNEEQLNRIYSPIGLDIGSETAEEIALSIVSEIKAFSTERQGASLKYKSGKIHDEIHYGK, from the coding sequence ATGAAAGAAATCAGCGAAATACTAAAAGCATATTCAAAAGCAAAATCAGAAGGAAAAAAAACAGCTCTGGCTACTGTAGTTAAAGTCGAAGGATCTTCATACAGACAGGCAGGCGCACGAATGTTAGTTACAGAAGATGGCTTGCTGACCGGCGCAATAAGCGGCGGATGCCTGGAAGGAGATGCTTTGCGAAAAGCGCTTCTCTCGATTAATCAAAAACAAAATAAACTGGTTACATATAATACCAGTAATGAAAATGATGCCGAAGTTGGTCTACAGCTGGGTTGTAACGGAATAGTACATATTCTTTTTGAATACATTGATGATGAGGCTCAGAATAATTCGATTCAGCTTTTACAGCAATTAGAATTAGAAAGGAAAGAAGCTGTTATTGTTACTGTTTTTTCTTTAAAAAGAAATGCTTCTCAAATTGGAACGACATTATTTTTTAGAAAAGACAGTCCTATTTTAAATCATAATGATGAAGTTTTGAATTTAATTTCGGATGTAAAAGAAGTTCTTGAAAACAAAACCTCGGTAGTTAAAAAACTTCAGGAAGAAAGGGATGATGAAGCTTTAATTGAATATATAAAACCTCCAATTTCTCTAGTTATTGCAGGCGCAGGAAATGATGTACAGCCGTTAGTAGAAATGGTTTCGATTTTAGGATGGAAAATTACCGTTGCGGAAGGCCGTGCCACTCATGCCGTACAAAAACGTTTTCCAAAAGCAGACCAGGTTTTTGTTACAAAACCCGACCAATTTTTAGAGCATATTAGTATTGACGATCAAACGTATTTCGTTTTAATGACGCACAATTACAAATATGATCTGGGAATTCTAAAATTATTACTAGAAACAGACTGCCAGTACATTGGTATTTTAGGTCCAAAATCAAAGTTGAACCGAATGATCGATGATCTTGAAAAAGAAGGTGTTTTTTTAAATGAAGAACAGCTTAACAGAATTTACAGTCCAATTGGACTAGATATTGGTTCTGAAACAGCAGAAGAAATTGCGCTTTCTATCGTATCTGAAATTAAAGCATTTTCTACTGAAAGACAGGGAGCTTCTTTAAAATATAAGTCAGGTAAAATTCATGATGAAATTCATTATGGAAAATAA
- a CDS encoding cysteine desulfurase family protein, whose protein sequence is MFQNQNIYLDNNATTRVDERVLKAMLPYFTDFYANSTSQHIAGLTVKEAVENAAWQTADLINADAEEIIFTSGATEAINLAIKGLADQDRKHIVTIATEHKAVLETCAFMENIGFTVTYLPTSSDGILDIKLLEEIISDKTLVFIGMFSNNETGVIQNTKEISKILKAKNVLFFCDATQAVGKIQVDVKSLEIDLLALSAHKFYGPKGVGALYISAKAKLKLTSQILGGGQQRKLRSGTLNVTGIIGLGKACELAVNELKEDQYRIESLRNKLEAGLLQFEGSYVNGNTQNRICNTSNISFPGVNSEQLIMALGTISVSNGASCSAVTSEPSHVLKAMGLSDEEALSSIRFSLGRFTTAEEIDIVIDRVLFLVRELSSKT, encoded by the coding sequence ATGTTTCAAAACCAAAATATTTATCTGGATAATAATGCTACAACTCGAGTTGATGAACGAGTTCTAAAAGCTATGCTTCCTTATTTTACAGATTTTTATGCCAATTCGACAAGTCAGCACATTGCGGGATTAACCGTAAAAGAAGCCGTTGAAAATGCCGCCTGGCAGACAGCAGATTTAATTAATGCAGATGCAGAAGAAATTATTTTTACTTCTGGAGCAACAGAAGCAATTAATTTAGCGATCAAAGGTCTGGCAGATCAAGATCGAAAACACATTGTTACAATTGCTACTGAACACAAAGCTGTTCTTGAAACTTGTGCCTTTATGGAAAATATAGGTTTTACAGTAACATATTTACCAACTAGCTCTGATGGTATTTTAGACATTAAACTTTTAGAAGAAATAATATCAGATAAAACACTGGTTTTCATTGGAATGTTTTCCAATAATGAAACAGGTGTCATACAAAATACAAAGGAAATTTCTAAGATTCTGAAAGCTAAAAATGTGCTGTTTTTTTGTGATGCTACTCAAGCCGTCGGAAAAATTCAGGTTGATGTTAAATCTTTGGAAATTGATCTTTTAGCATTATCAGCTCATAAGTTTTATGGTCCAAAAGGAGTTGGTGCGCTATATATTTCGGCGAAAGCCAAACTAAAATTAACTTCACAAATACTTGGCGGAGGCCAGCAGCGTAAATTACGAAGCGGCACACTAAATGTTACTGGAATTATTGGTTTAGGTAAAGCGTGTGAATTAGCTGTAAATGAATTGAAAGAAGATCAATATAGAATAGAATCATTACGAAATAAATTAGAAGCAGGATTACTTCAGTTTGAGGGTTCCTATGTAAATGGAAATACTCAAAACCGCATTTGTAATACTTCAAATATATCTTTTCCAGGTGTGAACTCAGAACAACTTATTATGGCTCTAGGTACTATTTCGGTTTCAAACGGAGCCTCTTGTTCGGCAGTGACTTCTGAGCCTTCCCATGTTTTAAAAGCAATGGGATTATCGGATGAAGAAGCTTTGAGTTCGATTCGGTTTAGTTTGGGAAGATTTACTACCGCGGAAGAAATTGATATTGTTATTGATCGTGTGCTTTTTTTGGTTCGTGAACTTTCGTCGAAAACATAA
- a CDS encoding 2Fe-2S iron-sulfur cluster-binding protein yields MASKKTNPNKVSVEDSNSRRDFIKKSGLFTALALAPPSLVMASENKWDEKIAEYLETVPLSIEVNGKKHNLNIEPRTTLLDLLREQLQLTGTKKGCDHGQCGACTVHVNGTRILSCLSLASMQQNAQVTTIEGLSKGKKLHPMQEAFIKNDGFQCGYCTPGQIMSGIACIKEGHANSREEISEYMSGNICRCGAYHNIVDAITEVKEGGKEI; encoded by the coding sequence ATGGCTTCTAAAAAAACAAATCCGAATAAAGTAAGTGTGGAAGACTCCAATTCCCGCCGGGACTTTATAAAAAAATCAGGACTTTTTACCGCTCTCGCCTTGGCACCGCCTTCATTGGTAATGGCATCCGAGAATAAATGGGATGAAAAAATCGCGGAATATTTGGAGACAGTACCGCTTTCTATCGAAGTAAATGGCAAAAAGCACAATCTTAACATCGAACCACGAACAACTTTATTGGATTTGTTAAGAGAACAATTGCAGCTTACCGGAACTAAAAAAGGATGCGATCACGGACAATGCGGTGCGTGTACGGTTCACGTAAACGGAACCCGAATTTTGTCGTGTTTATCTTTGGCTTCGATGCAGCAAAATGCACAGGTTACGACAATCGAAGGTCTTTCAAAGGGAAAAAAACTACATCCAATGCAGGAAGCTTTCATCAAAAATGATGGTTTTCAATGCGGCTATTGCACGCCAGGACAAATTATGTCTGGGATTGCCTGTATCAAAGAAGGTCATGCTAACAGCAGGGAAGAAATCAGTGAATATATGAGCGGCAATATCTGCAGATGCGGTGCTTACCACAATATTGTTGACGCTATAACTGAAGTGAAGGAAGGAGGAAAGGAGATATGA